One part of the Terriglobales bacterium genome encodes these proteins:
- a CDS encoding YebC/PmpR family DNA-binding transcriptional regulator, whose product MSGHSKWATIKHKKGALDAKRGKIFTRLIKEITMAAKSGGGDAEGNPRLRTAIAAAKAENMPADNIKRAVQRGTGELPGATYEEILFEGYGPGGVALLVDVTTDNRNRTVSEIRHAFGKNGGNLGEAGSVAWMFHKKGYIVVPKSAAKEDDLMSLVLENGGEDLRDDGNDWEIVTDPGAFESVLNAVKGAKVETSVAEISMIPQNYIKLEGHAANTMIRLLEALEDHDDVQHVYSNFDVDAKQLEEVAG is encoded by the coding sequence ATGTCCGGCCACTCAAAATGGGCCACAATCAAACACAAAAAGGGCGCGCTGGACGCCAAGCGCGGCAAGATATTCACCCGTCTGATTAAGGAAATCACCATGGCCGCCAAGTCCGGCGGCGGAGACGCTGAGGGCAATCCTCGCCTGCGCACCGCCATCGCCGCTGCCAAGGCCGAGAACATGCCCGCGGACAACATCAAGCGCGCAGTTCAGCGCGGCACAGGCGAACTGCCCGGCGCGACCTATGAGGAGATCCTGTTTGAGGGCTATGGGCCAGGCGGTGTAGCGCTGTTGGTTGATGTCACAACCGATAACCGCAACCGGACTGTCAGCGAGATCCGCCACGCCTTCGGCAAGAACGGTGGAAACTTGGGCGAAGCTGGCTCGGTGGCCTGGATGTTCCACAAGAAGGGCTACATCGTGGTGCCGAAGTCTGCGGCCAAAGAGGATGATCTGATGTCGCTGGTTCTTGAAAATGGCGGCGAGGATCTTCGTGACGATGGCAACGATTGGGAGATCGTTACCGATCCCGGGGCATTCGAAAGCGTGCTCAATGCCGTAAAAGGCGCAAAGGTTGAGACATCAGTCGCGGAGATCTCGATGATCCCGCAGAACTACATCAAACTCGAAGGACACGCCGCCAACACAATGATTCGGCTACTCGAAGCTCTGGAGGACCACGACGACGTCCAGCATGTCTACTCCAACTTCGACGTTGATGCCAAGCAGCTCGAGGAAGTAGCCGGGTAG
- a CDS encoding NUDIX domain-containing protein, producing the protein MLFVTDFPIFGTRVEGAIYRQRPSAYALVRNDAGNFAVVRTPVACYLPGGGMESGETPEQTIIREGREECGFVLKPCARIGRAMEICYSSEEKEYFEKDSFFIEAEIVGHGPQSELDHELVWMSADSAGDALSHGSHRWAIHRAVESLSANRR; encoded by the coding sequence GTGCTCTTCGTGACAGACTTTCCCATTTTCGGAACCCGCGTTGAAGGTGCGATCTATCGGCAGCGCCCAAGCGCGTATGCGTTAGTCCGTAATGACGCCGGTAACTTCGCCGTTGTCCGCACACCGGTCGCGTGTTATCTCCCCGGTGGAGGCATGGAGTCCGGTGAGACTCCGGAGCAGACGATTATCCGAGAAGGCCGGGAGGAGTGTGGGTTTGTTCTCAAGCCATGTGCGCGGATCGGACGAGCGATGGAGATCTGTTATTCCAGTGAGGAAAAGGAGTACTTCGAGAAAGACAGCTTCTTCATCGAAGCCGAGATCGTAGGCCATGGCCCGCAGAGCGAGCTCGATCACGAGCTGGTCTGGATGTCGGCTGACAGTGCAGGAGACGCACTCTCGCATGGAAGTCATCGCTGGGCCATCCACCGCGCGGTGGAGTCTCTATCCGCGAATCGACGCTGA
- a CDS encoding PilZ domain-containing protein, with translation MSSSSTNAGMGVRRSQRFRVNFPIKLFAVVQQRRCILQGRSHDLSDAGMAIYIPAELQVGQMVQIEFILPDSNQRLGVTALVRDCSGFRCGVEFLSLTPTEQKALTDCCDKLSAASA, from the coding sequence ATGTCATCCTCCTCTACCAATGCGGGTATGGGTGTGCGCCGCTCACAGCGCTTCCGCGTGAATTTTCCCATCAAGTTGTTCGCCGTCGTGCAGCAGCGAAGATGCATCCTCCAAGGGCGAAGCCACGACTTGTCGGATGCGGGAATGGCGATCTACATTCCGGCCGAATTGCAAGTCGGCCAGATGGTGCAGATCGAGTTCATTCTTCCTGACTCAAATCAGAGGCTTGGGGTAACTGCTCTGGTTCGAGATTGCTCCGGCTTTCGGTGCGGTGTGGAATTCTTGAGCCTGACGCCTACGGAGCAAAAGGCGCTGACTGATTGTTGCGATAAGCTGTCGGCCGCATCGGCCTAG
- a CDS encoding FUSC family protein — protein sequence MWRSFARLLTQFDRTKLEPAIALRNAVGVLVPLAIGVAIGMPLGGVAVASGALQVAYSDGHDPYSQRGLRMLTATLLCALAVVVGGLTGHVPGLAILAVVIWGFAAGFAIILGADAESLGVISLVMLIIYAAQGLTIQRALNSGLLALLGGLVQTALSIALWPLARHEPERRALAELYSELSQSALAASRSQEAPPSTAEVTRAQDVLGRLGRDHGNESQRLWALLNQAERLRLSLLTLGRLRTRLARQSQQSADLEIVSHFLQHSANLLDMIASTLVTHKTLSSGPPALRELQQLSEQYRSLEKTPDSGFPNAVRRTMRRQLDAVAGQLRAAFSIATNQELSDTQISPAETVPDWRTRVRENLAKLQANLSLESPALRHAVRFAATLAVGEITAHLISARRSYWLPMTIALVLKPEFTVTFSRGLLRIAGTLAGLVLSTALFRFLHPVTGMEVVLIGVFVFLVRWIGPANYGIFAINVSALVVLLVAFTGVSPTEAILTRGIMTTLGGVIALAAYVAWPTWESARSSEVLARMLDAYHEYFRRMTARQTVLDPLLQRQLDAARIEARRARSQLEASIDRLRMEPVANEDDIRVLNAMLASSHRFINATMALEGAHEKALWPQSEAAERFAQDVEKTLELLSAALRGAQVSPRQFPDLREDHHALVSSLGTEHHTLLVDETDRITNSLNTLREQILAWRGRELASPIPEPVPQQA from the coding sequence ATGTGGCGCTCATTCGCGCGGCTGCTTACCCAATTCGATCGCACCAAGCTTGAACCGGCAATTGCACTTCGCAATGCCGTCGGCGTGCTTGTTCCGCTTGCGATCGGAGTCGCCATTGGTATGCCTCTGGGCGGAGTAGCCGTGGCCAGCGGCGCCCTTCAGGTTGCCTACTCCGACGGTCACGATCCGTACTCGCAGCGTGGCCTCCGCATGCTGACGGCAACGTTGCTGTGCGCTCTAGCTGTCGTCGTCGGAGGACTCACTGGACACGTCCCCGGTTTGGCAATCCTGGCTGTGGTGATTTGGGGGTTTGCCGCCGGATTCGCCATCATTCTTGGAGCAGATGCTGAGAGCCTGGGCGTCATCAGCCTGGTTATGCTGATCATCTATGCGGCACAAGGGCTCACGATTCAACGGGCGCTGAACTCCGGCCTGTTGGCCCTCTTAGGCGGACTTGTTCAAACAGCCTTATCGATCGCACTGTGGCCGTTAGCGCGACACGAACCGGAGCGCCGCGCTTTGGCTGAGCTGTATTCCGAACTTTCGCAATCTGCGCTGGCGGCATCGAGGTCTCAGGAAGCTCCGCCATCGACCGCCGAGGTCACCCGCGCGCAAGACGTGCTCGGCCGGCTGGGACGCGACCATGGAAACGAGTCACAACGCTTATGGGCGTTGCTGAACCAGGCTGAACGCCTTCGCCTCAGCCTGCTCACACTCGGACGGCTGCGCACTCGCCTCGCACGACAGAGTCAGCAGTCGGCTGATCTCGAGATCGTCAGTCACTTTCTGCAGCACTCGGCCAATCTCCTCGACATGATCGCGAGCACGCTGGTCACACACAAAACGCTCTCCTCAGGACCGCCAGCGCTCCGCGAATTGCAGCAGTTGAGCGAACAGTATCGATCGCTGGAGAAGACTCCGGACTCGGGATTTCCCAATGCCGTGCGCCGCACGATGCGGCGGCAGCTAGACGCCGTTGCTGGACAGCTTCGTGCCGCCTTCTCCATCGCCACCAACCAGGAACTGAGCGATACACAAATCTCGCCCGCCGAGACCGTGCCCGACTGGCGCACCCGAGTGCGCGAGAACCTGGCGAAGCTGCAAGCGAATCTGAGTCTTGAGTCTCCTGCTTTGCGCCATGCCGTGCGGTTCGCCGCAACTCTCGCCGTCGGCGAGATCACGGCTCACCTGATAAGCGCCCGCCGCTCCTACTGGCTGCCAATGACGATCGCTCTCGTCCTCAAACCGGAGTTTACGGTCACATTCAGCCGCGGACTCCTGCGCATCGCCGGTACCCTGGCAGGGCTCGTGCTCTCTACCGCACTGTTCCGATTCCTCCATCCCGTAACGGGAATGGAGGTCGTTCTGATTGGAGTCTTTGTATTCCTGGTTCGCTGGATCGGTCCCGCAAACTACGGGATATTCGCCATCAACGTAAGCGCTCTGGTAGTTCTGCTGGTGGCGTTCACTGGCGTGTCACCAACCGAGGCAATTCTCACTCGCGGCATCATGACCACGCTGGGTGGAGTCATCGCGCTGGCTGCTTATGTGGCTTGGCCCACGTGGGAGTCCGCTCGCAGCTCGGAGGTCCTCGCGAGAATGCTTGATGCTTACCACGAATACTTTCGCCGAATGACCGCACGACAAACCGTCTTAGATCCGCTGCTGCAGCGTCAATTGGACGCTGCCCGGATCGAAGCTCGCCGCGCGCGCAGCCAGCTTGAGGCCTCAATTGACCGTCTTCGCATGGAGCCCGTCGCGAATGAAGACGACATCCGAGTGCTGAACGCCATGCTTGCCAGCTCTCATCGTTTCATCAACGCGACCATGGCATTGGAAGGAGCGCACGAAAAGGCACTGTGGCCACAGAGCGAGGCCGCTGAGAGGTTCGCGCAGGATGTGGAGAAAACTCTTGAGCTGCTGAGTGCCGCTTTGCGCGGAGCCCAGGTTTCACCGCGGCAATTCCCCGACCTCAGAGAAGATCATCATGCTCTCGTTTCTTCCTTAGGCACAGAGCATCACACGCTGCTAGTGGATGAAACCGATCGCATCACCAACAGCCTGAACACTCTTCGCGAGCAAATTCTCGCGTGGCGTGGACGAGAACTTGCCAGTCCAATTCCCGAGCCCGTTCCACAGCAGGCGTGA
- the lspA gene encoding signal peptidase II, with protein sequence MPTGTLRRYVLLIAGVVLALDRLSKWIIAKTIPLHDSISVIPGLFKLTHVTNGGAAFGLFSESPSELRIVFLIFFSLLALVVVSALLWRHTQGLNSTAFALSLILGGALGNLWDRVLNGHVVDFLEFYIGQYVWPDFNIADSAIVVGAAILMVEILFAPKHQKAYEERVLPQPSSEAD encoded by the coding sequence ATGCCTACCGGGACCTTACGAAGATATGTTTTGCTGATTGCCGGAGTCGTGCTCGCGCTCGACCGGCTCAGCAAGTGGATTATTGCCAAAACCATCCCGCTTCACGACAGCATCTCCGTCATTCCAGGGTTGTTCAAGCTCACGCATGTGACCAACGGCGGGGCTGCCTTTGGCTTGTTCTCTGAGTCTCCCTCCGAGCTGCGGATCGTATTTCTTATCTTCTTTTCCCTGCTGGCTCTGGTCGTTGTTTCTGCGCTTCTGTGGCGGCACACACAGGGGCTAAACAGTACGGCCTTTGCGCTGTCTCTCATCCTCGGCGGAGCGCTAGGGAATCTATGGGATCGCGTGCTCAACGGACACGTAGTCGACTTCCTCGAGTTCTACATTGGCCAATACGTCTGGCCCGACTTCAACATCGCCGACAGTGCGATCGTGGTTGGCGCGGCCATCCTGATGGTTGAGATCCTCTTTGCTCCCAAGCACCAGAAAGCATACGAAGAACGTGTGCTGCCCCAGCCCAGCTCCGAAGCTGACTAG
- the ileS gene encoding isoleucine--tRNA ligase, which yields MPSELKDTLNLPKTDFAMKANLPQNEPKRLEFWKKIGIYQRIREARKGAPKYLLHDGPPYANGEIHLGHALNKSLKDFVVKSKTMAGFDAPYVPGWDCHGLPIEIKVDEKLGRKKLEMAPAQVRRVCRDYAQKYLDLQSEQFQRIGVFGDFEHPYSTMSPEYESVIARVFFDFWENGFVYKGLRPVYWCIFDRTALAEAEVEYEQHTSPSVWVKYALTSPPEAIDPALAGKRVNTIIWTTTPWTLPASMAVAFHPDYEYVALEDANAREVYIVAEGLLEATREHTGLKEAVVIARFPGRKLEGTTFRHPFLDRKILGVLADYVTLEQGTGAVHTAPSHGADDFYTGVKYGLDQTCNVDAEGRLRNGLPEYNGKTVFEANQPIIELLKSRHVLLGEEKITHSYPHCWRCHNPVIFRATEQWFIGMESPTHGSTLRQRALDEIRKTKWDPAWGEERISNMVGTRPDWCISRQRVWGVPIPIFFCEGCNKPLRSKEANQAVVKLFATEGADAWYTRDVKDTIPPGVKCQNCGGQNFRKEFDIIDVWFESGSSWAAVMKDAVADMYIEGGDQHRGWFQSSLLCSVGTRDRAPYRLAVTCGWTLDPQGRAMSKSLGNGVDPAEVADKLGAEIVRLWVASVDFREDMHASDELMRRVADNYRDIRNAFRWILGNLDEFNPAQDQVAFEEMESIDQFMLLLTSDLVKDVLRWYEAFEFHRIYQRIIAFRTSELSNFYFDVLKDRLYTYPRTSGARRSGQTAIWRIGQVLVRLLAPIMSFTAEEVWQFLPSLGEKPESVHLALFPTPEEVLGNTEPQPNAQRQSLPSDTERIRADWQRLLLVREEVFRALETARKDKVIGSGLQAKVAIAAPAESYGLLEKYRETLRYLFIVSQVELYQLSGQGNGSGLKVEVLHAEGSKCERCWNYSTQVGVDAEYPTVCERCSAALHEMGDTESVG from the coding sequence ATGCCCTCTGAACTGAAAGACACGCTGAATCTGCCGAAAACCGACTTCGCCATGAAGGCGAATTTGCCGCAAAACGAGCCTAAAAGGCTCGAATTTTGGAAGAAAATCGGCATTTACCAGCGCATTCGGGAAGCGCGCAAAGGTGCGCCCAAGTACCTGCTGCACGACGGTCCGCCTTATGCCAACGGAGAGATCCACCTCGGCCACGCGCTGAATAAGTCGCTCAAAGATTTTGTCGTGAAATCGAAAACGATGGCGGGCTTCGACGCACCTTACGTCCCGGGATGGGATTGCCACGGTCTTCCTATCGAGATCAAGGTCGACGAAAAACTTGGCCGCAAGAAATTGGAGATGGCTCCGGCGCAAGTTCGCCGTGTATGTCGCGACTATGCGCAAAAGTATCTGGACCTGCAGAGCGAGCAGTTTCAGCGAATCGGGGTGTTCGGCGATTTCGAGCATCCTTACTCGACGATGTCACCGGAATACGAGTCAGTGATCGCGCGCGTCTTCTTTGACTTCTGGGAGAACGGATTCGTCTACAAAGGACTTCGTCCTGTTTACTGGTGCATCTTCGATCGCACCGCGTTAGCCGAAGCCGAGGTCGAGTATGAACAGCACACCAGTCCCAGCGTCTGGGTGAAGTACGCGCTTACCAGTCCGCCAGAAGCGATCGATCCCGCACTCGCCGGAAAACGCGTCAACACCATCATCTGGACGACCACGCCGTGGACGCTTCCGGCATCCATGGCCGTCGCTTTCCATCCCGATTACGAATACGTGGCGCTGGAAGACGCAAACGCACGAGAGGTTTACATCGTCGCCGAGGGACTCCTCGAAGCGACCCGCGAGCATACGGGACTGAAGGAAGCTGTCGTCATCGCGCGCTTCCCCGGACGCAAGTTGGAAGGCACAACGTTCCGGCATCCGTTCCTCGACCGCAAAATCCTCGGAGTGCTTGCCGACTACGTGACTCTCGAACAGGGCACTGGCGCGGTGCACACCGCTCCGTCTCACGGTGCCGATGACTTTTACACCGGCGTCAAATACGGTCTCGACCAAACCTGCAACGTCGATGCCGAAGGCCGCTTGCGCAACGGATTGCCCGAATACAACGGGAAAACCGTCTTCGAAGCCAACCAGCCGATTATCGAGTTGCTGAAATCGCGCCATGTGCTGTTAGGTGAAGAAAAGATCACCCACTCGTATCCGCATTGCTGGCGCTGCCACAATCCTGTGATCTTCCGAGCGACCGAGCAGTGGTTCATCGGCATGGAGAGCCCGACGCACGGCTCCACGCTCCGCCAACGTGCTCTCGATGAGATTCGGAAAACAAAGTGGGATCCGGCTTGGGGAGAGGAACGCATCTCCAATATGGTGGGCACGCGTCCGGACTGGTGTATCTCGCGCCAGCGTGTGTGGGGCGTTCCCATCCCAATCTTTTTCTGCGAAGGCTGCAACAAGCCTCTGCGCTCGAAAGAGGCGAATCAGGCTGTAGTGAAACTGTTTGCAACTGAAGGTGCGGACGCGTGGTACACGCGCGATGTAAAGGACACTATTCCTCCTGGCGTCAAATGCCAGAACTGCGGCGGGCAAAACTTCCGCAAAGAGTTCGACATCATCGACGTGTGGTTCGAGTCCGGCTCGAGTTGGGCCGCTGTGATGAAAGACGCCGTCGCGGATATGTACATCGAAGGTGGAGACCAGCATCGCGGATGGTTCCAGTCTTCCCTGCTCTGCTCTGTGGGCACACGCGATCGTGCGCCTTACCGCCTGGCGGTGACGTGCGGTTGGACACTCGATCCCCAAGGTCGCGCCATGTCGAAGTCGCTCGGCAACGGGGTCGATCCGGCAGAAGTCGCGGACAAGCTCGGTGCCGAGATCGTGCGCCTATGGGTCGCATCCGTCGACTTCCGCGAGGACATGCACGCGTCAGACGAGTTGATGAGGCGCGTCGCCGACAATTATCGCGACATCCGCAATGCCTTTCGCTGGATTCTCGGCAACCTCGACGAGTTTAATCCGGCGCAGGATCAGGTCGCGTTCGAGGAGATGGAATCGATCGACCAGTTCATGCTGCTCCTCACCTCCGATCTGGTGAAGGATGTGCTCCGCTGGTATGAGGCGTTCGAGTTCCATCGCATCTACCAGCGCATCATCGCGTTCCGCACGAGCGAGTTGAGCAACTTCTACTTCGATGTACTGAAGGATCGGCTGTACACGTATCCGCGCACATCAGGCGCGCGGCGCTCCGGACAGACCGCAATCTGGCGCATCGGACAGGTGCTCGTTCGCCTGCTGGCGCCCATCATGAGCTTTACTGCCGAAGAAGTGTGGCAGTTCTTGCCGTCGCTTGGCGAAAAACCTGAAAGCGTGCACCTTGCGCTCTTCCCTACACCTGAAGAGGTTCTGGGAAATACCGAGCCACAGCCTAACGCGCAAAGACAATCGCTGCCTTCCGACACCGAACGTATTCGTGCGGATTGGCAACGGCTGTTACTGGTTCGTGAAGAAGTGTTTCGCGCTCTGGAGACTGCCCGGAAGGACAAGGTCATCGGCAGCGGACTGCAGGCCAAGGTAGCGATCGCAGCTCCGGCTGAGAGCTACGGCTTGCTGGAGAAATATCGCGAAACTCTGCGTTACCTGTTCATCGTCTCTCAGGTAGAGCTGTACCAGCTCTCGGGCCAAGGAAACGGATCCGGCCTCAAAGTCGAAGTTTTGCACGCAGAGGGATCCAAGTGCGAACGTTGTTGGAACTACTCAACGCAGGTCGGCGTTGATGCCGAATATCCAACGGTTTGCGAACGCTGCAGCGCAGCGCTGCACGAAATGGGAGACACAGAGAGCGTTGGATAA
- a CDS encoding energy transducer TonB — translation MGRTEVLMANQVLIAPTEISPVRRRVPASVPNFGLKAETGLLQSLKENLRDVFFPEKLPPLKLTSRPVAVRSIWGAYDNRKVARTSSMIVHAGLIGALIAASILGHKAYQEQKKEEVTIIAPDISEYMPMTAKKMPTLQGGGGGGDRDKVIAPKGHLPKPAMQQFTPPEVVVRNDHPKLAVEPTIVMPPQVKLASNNLPNLGDPKSPVIGGPPSNGVGSGAGIGSGSGGGIGSGMGGGVGPGSGGGYGGGVFRPGVGGVTAPRAIYKPDPEYSEEARKAKYQGTVVLGLIVDAAGRPRGLKVERGLGMGLDEKALEAVRTWKFEPAEKDGKPVSVAISVEVEFRLF, via the coding sequence ATGGGTCGAACAGAAGTTCTTATGGCAAACCAGGTGTTGATCGCCCCCACTGAAATTTCTCCGGTTCGTAGGCGGGTACCCGCAAGCGTGCCTAACTTTGGCCTGAAGGCAGAGACAGGACTCCTTCAGTCGCTGAAGGAGAATCTTCGCGACGTCTTTTTTCCGGAAAAATTACCACCGCTCAAGCTGACATCCCGTCCAGTTGCGGTTCGGAGCATCTGGGGGGCCTACGACAATCGGAAAGTTGCGCGCACATCCTCGATGATTGTGCACGCTGGACTGATCGGGGCGCTCATTGCTGCCTCAATCCTGGGGCACAAGGCTTATCAGGAGCAGAAGAAAGAGGAAGTGACGATCATTGCTCCCGACATCTCCGAATACATGCCCATGACCGCCAAGAAAATGCCGACGCTCCAGGGCGGCGGTGGTGGCGGAGATCGCGACAAGGTGATCGCTCCCAAGGGGCATCTTCCTAAGCCTGCGATGCAGCAATTTACCCCGCCAGAAGTTGTGGTCCGCAATGACCATCCTAAGCTTGCTGTAGAGCCGACAATAGTGATGCCTCCCCAAGTGAAGTTGGCGAGCAATAACCTGCCGAACTTGGGCGATCCTAAATCCCCTGTCATCGGCGGACCTCCGTCGAATGGCGTTGGTAGCGGCGCTGGGATCGGCTCTGGCAGCGGAGGCGGAATCGGCTCTGGAATGGGTGGTGGCGTTGGTCCTGGTTCCGGCGGCGGATATGGTGGCGGAGTTTTCCGTCCAGGCGTTGGCGGCGTAACCGCGCCCCGCGCTATCTATAAGCCAGATCCGGAGTATTCGGAAGAGGCTCGTAAAGCTAAGTACCAGGGAACTGTAGTTCTGGGACTTATCGTCGATGCTGCTGGGCGTCCCCGAGGCCTGAAAGTGGAGCGTGGGCTAGGCATGGGTCTCGACGAGAAAGCACTGGAAGCAGTGCGCACCTGGAAATTCGAACCGGCTGAGAAAGACGGCAAGCCAGTCTCAGTGGCTATCAGTGTAGAAGTGGAGTTTAGACTCTTCTGA
- a CDS encoding M20 family metallo-hydrolase, with translation MCALSVQSTRIIIDSDRLNQELETLASFSDSPSPAVTRIVFSESDRRAREYVKGLCREAGLAIREDAVGNTFARWNGERPEEAAIATGSHIDAIPNAGRYDGTVGVLGGLEAIRALKRSGLSPKRPIELLVFTSEEPTRFGIGCLGSRLLSGNRDASVDEKLKDKVGQTLRETREAAGFSGDLQQVPVSRSYYHGFVELHIEQGPLLEQEQLDIGVVIAIAAPASLRVSVEGQGGHAGGVLMPDRHDALCAAAEIILSVESAAKSTGSRDTVATTGVCDVFPSAVNSIPSRVRLEVDLRDIDEQRRETVSRLIRQRCDEVAGHRSVSVQIETVNADAPGECAPEVVDAIESACRTNQLRFRRMVSRAYHDSLFMSRIAPTGMIFIPCKDGISHRPDEYASPVAIANGTRVLAHVLAELASK, from the coding sequence ATGTGCGCCTTATCGGTTCAATCGACGCGAATTATCATAGACAGCGATCGGCTGAACCAGGAGCTGGAAACGCTTGCCTCATTTTCGGACAGCCCGTCTCCTGCGGTAACGCGAATCGTGTTTTCCGAGTCGGACCGTCGTGCTCGCGAGTACGTAAAGGGCCTCTGTCGTGAGGCTGGATTGGCAATCCGCGAAGACGCGGTTGGCAATACCTTCGCCCGTTGGAACGGAGAGCGTCCCGAGGAAGCGGCCATCGCAACGGGCTCGCACATCGATGCCATACCGAATGCCGGACGCTACGATGGCACTGTCGGAGTGCTCGGCGGCTTAGAGGCGATTCGTGCGCTCAAGCGCTCTGGACTCTCGCCAAAACGTCCGATCGAGCTGCTCGTCTTCACGTCTGAAGAGCCGACGCGCTTCGGCATCGGATGTCTTGGCAGCAGACTCCTCTCCGGCAACCGCGATGCGTCTGTCGATGAGAAGTTGAAGGACAAAGTCGGCCAGACATTACGTGAGACTCGAGAGGCGGCAGGGTTCAGCGGAGATCTGCAGCAAGTGCCTGTTTCGCGCAGCTACTACCACGGCTTCGTCGAGCTCCATATTGAGCAAGGCCCGCTGCTTGAGCAGGAACAACTCGACATTGGGGTAGTCATTGCTATTGCCGCTCCGGCAAGCCTGCGCGTCTCGGTAGAAGGGCAGGGAGGGCATGCGGGTGGAGTCCTGATGCCTGACCGCCATGACGCTCTGTGCGCCGCTGCAGAGATCATTCTTTCTGTCGAGTCTGCCGCAAAGTCAACGGGTTCGCGGGATACGGTGGCCACAACCGGCGTGTGCGATGTCTTTCCCTCTGCGGTGAACAGCATTCCGAGCCGCGTGCGCCTTGAAGTTGATCTTCGCGATATCGATGAACAGCGTCGTGAAACTGTCTCCCGATTAATTCGTCAAAGATGCGACGAGGTTGCCGGGCATCGATCAGTCAGTGTTCAAATCGAAACTGTCAACGCAGATGCACCCGGCGAATGTGCTCCTGAAGTTGTGGACGCAATTGAAAGCGCCTGCAGAACCAATCAGCTTCGATTCAGGAGGATGGTGAGTCGTGCCTACCACGATTCGCTATTCATGTCGCGAATCGCTCCAACCGGCATGATCTTCATCCCTTGCAAAGACGGCATCAGTCACCGCCCTGACGAGTACGCCTCCCCCGTGGCGATTGCCAACGGAACTCGTGTCCTCGCGCATGTACTTGCTGAACTCGCTTCCAAGTAG